Part of the Triticum aestivum cultivar Chinese Spring chromosome 4D, IWGSC CS RefSeq v2.1, whole genome shotgun sequence genome is shown below.
agtttctcgaagggtctctgatcgtagtgtcgcgttagcagcatcctgcattagtgataaaagtaaagaagcaaaaactcaaactactctttattatataactctcaactcgattacatagatagatagatcacgaaactagcacttgaaaatagatcatactaaacttttattcaactaaatcatgaaATAACTAAGGATCGGACTAAAATAGGTGaagataataaaagtgatggtgatatgatacgataccggggcacctcccccaaggcCATGGCCCGTACTGACTACCCCTTTGCACAAGATTGACGCATACAAGCAGTAACATTTCTACGAATATTTTGCACTGAATCTTCCAATTATAGCAAGTATTACATTATATCTAAGAAAATACCACCGATGATAAATTAATTTCTTTCTTTCTTGAGAAATTCAATTAATTAATATCCTTTTCCAGCATGACGAAGTTGAGAGTGTTTCTTTCCTAACAGATAGTTCCCACATGTATGTGGACATCCAATGGTCCCAAGCACCACGAGATTAGTGGGATCCTTTCTCATTAATTTTTGCATTAATGTTTTCAAACTCAAATGAAACATTTTTTGAGGGAACTCAAATGAAACATTGACGAAACTTTCTGAAACCAACTTTTCTTATTGATTTAACTTCCATGTGGCTTTGAGTGACTATCATTGTGGTTTCATTAGTTCATATAATTATACATGAGTTCATATGGCTTTCTCTAAGTTTTCAATGTGATTTCATTATTTCATATACTTTTTTGTAACTTAGTTTCATGTTAATTCGTATTAGCTCAAGTTTTACATGAGTGTGTGTCAAACCTCAtcttaattttttttttgaaaactaatTTAAACCTCAACAAAATCTGACTGAAACATCAACAAAAAACGGGTAGGGAAGGGGTGCTATTGTGCAAAAGCGGAAGGAGTTAACAATTGAAATGCTCCAAACGAAACGGACGTCATCTATAAACTGCGCAATTATGAAGATTGACCCAGGAATGCCGGGGGTGTTTCTTTCCTTACTCCATAGAATCGACAAAACTCCAGCACATATAAAGTTAATGTCAGCCTACTGCGCCCGAGGGTGCATTTCTTTTCGTGGGGCCAGGGAGGAGCCTTTTTGTGTAAAAGAGGAAAGGAAAAAACCTACCCAGGCCGCACGCCTACTTAACTAGAACCACGAGGCTCTCGTCACACAACAGAATTTGCTAACCCCTCCACAAGGCTGCTCTCTCCACAGGAGAACCCCCCACCTCCACCCCCTTTGCATTTGATGGTCCCCGGAAAGCTTCCCTCACCGACCTGCGATCGTGGGCAGAGCAAATCCTATGGAATCTTCAACCACAGAAGCCCGTCATCACACCGCGGCCACGTAAATCAAGGAAGGCCGTCGGcgggacctactcctctctcccgTCGCTTTTCGCCGCGTCTGGGCCGAGGAGACGGTGGTCACGCTGGCCCCGTGGAGTCGTCGGCGCCGCATCAAGGTGTGAACACCGCCTCTGGCCAGCCGACGCTTCTGCAGCAAGTGAGGGGTAAGAAGCCAAGGGTGGCCGAGAAGGACGGCGGGGCCCAACTGGTCCCCACCGAAACCTTGTTACGAACCACACCGTGCGGTCAGGGTCTTAGGGCTCGGACGGTGGAGATCTTGGACACGGCGTACGGGCTGAAGGTGTCAGAGGAGAATCTGGACAAATTGTGCTACAAGAGGTATGTGCACAAAGTCATTTTGCGTGGTTGCGTTACATGTGGTTGCGTTACATGTCGGTACATCTCAAAGCACTCACTTCTTGTGAGATTCATGCAAATGTATGACCCACCTAGATGTATAGTACCACTATGTTTCTTGTATCTTTCTTTTTAGTCAAATTGGCATCAGCTTTATGTGCCTAAAATACACTTTTTGTGAGGGAAGGTACACATGCAGCTCTTTCCTCTTTCTCTCCACCCACAGAACAAATCCATAGACTTCATTTCATCATAGACAATTTATATCAACCATATCTTTTAAACTATAGACTCGTTTGTGAAACTTTTTATATATTCGGACTCCTGGCATCAAGAACTTTAGAACTAGACCAATTTTGGATACATTTCAAACACATTTACATTTTGACGTTTCACATTTCACATGTGAAATAAACCCATTTCACTAGAAAAAAATATGAAACAAACTTATTTCACTAGAAATATGTGAAAACAACTTTTTTCACATAAACCTATTTAACCCAAATATGAAACTGAAATGTTAACTTGTGAAACTAATTATTTGGAAATGGAAAAGATTTTATTTCAAAAGAGCAAAATATGTTATTTCAAAAATTTGCaattgaaatatatgtgatttttgtgcAACAAGCGAGTGAAAAGTGAAATGCACCTTCTGAAAGTGAAAAAAAATGTGAAACTAAATCTCAACTTGTGAAATAGAAATTTTTGAAATGTGTAATGGTTTATTTTAAAAGAGTAAAATATGCTATTTCAATAATGTGAAATTGAAATAGATGTGATTTTTGCGAAATAACCCAGTGCAAAGTGAAATGTAGGTTCTGAAAGTTAAAAGTAATATGAAGTGAAATGGCAacttgtgaaactgattatttcaAAATGTGTAACAGTTTATTTCAAAAGTGTGAAACATGTTATTTATAAAATGTGTaattgaaatatatgtgatttttgtgaAACAAGCCAGAGAAAAATGAAATGTAGGTTCTGAAGGTGGAAACCAGTATGAATCtgaaatgtcaacttgtgaaaTCAATTTTTTTCAAAATGTGAGATGGTTTATTTTAAAATAGTGAAATATGTTCTTTCAAAAATGTGCAACTGAAATAGATATGATTTTTTTGAAACACGATAGTGGAAAGTGAAATGTAAGTTGTGATAGTGAAAACAACATGAAACTAAAATATCAACTTGTGAAAATGATTGAAACCATTTTATTCAAAATATTTCAAGCGAGTGAAATATGTATCATGATTTTTGAATTCATTTAAAATGTATTCAAATTCGATCTTCTTTGAAAGGTCTTTGCGGCAtgagttcaaatatataaaaagttttGAAATTGGAATattggtttaaaagatatgaacaATTTAAGTTAGCAAACATAAAATAAATGGATGGGCTTGTTTAGGAGAGGGAAGAGAGAGAATGGCAGCGCATGGATGCAACCGTGATGTACCATCTGATCGAAAAGTATGGGGATCATCTGACATACGCAGAGTGTATTGCAGTGTATTTCATCTGAAAAATCATTCACGTTTATACATTTTCTGGCAGATGAATCTTGAGCACTCAATAAACGGCCAGAGATCTGCCGCTACCTGGGCCTAACGCGCAATTTTCCCTTTTTCAGGTATGTGCAGCGCGCGCAGGAAATTATGCAGCGGGAAGCCAGCGAGCCGGGTTTTAATAAAAATGAGGTTGGGGGGAACCCATTTTCATCAAAAAAAGCCAACGAGCCGGCCGGACGCGTCGCGGCCAAGATTCCCAAGGGAAAGGAGCCCGTAACGTCCCAATATCATGTACTCGAGTCAGCTGACGTGCCAGCGGCCCACATCAACCTTATcatcgtcagcgacgacgacgatgaggaggaggaggaggcggctaacAAGGTCGCCGCTGAGACCAACAACTCCTCTGTGAACATCGTGGATCCTCGTGTGGTAGCAGCTGTGGCGATTGCGCCAGTCCCTCCTGCTGCGACTTCTGCACCGGCTCCAATTACCCCGGTGGCCGGGGCGCCTATGGCCTTTGCAACAGATTCGGCTACCCCTGCTACttatggccatggccatggcgccGACGGCGTCTGCGCACGTGGGATCAAAAGGCCACACGCTCATGATGCAATCTTTGCACCGGCTCCGGGCGCGGGGGCGCCAGTGGGCTTTGCACCAGCTCTGGCTACCCCTGCTGCTTCCGATCATGGGAACATGGGCAGGATGGCCGAGGAACTGCAGGACATCGAGGCCGTATCCGCCTCCATGGCCCAGGCGATATATCGCCGCTCGGTGAGCGCCAGGTCGAACCTGCCACGGTGGGGGTGTCACGGCCTGCGAACCCCCAAGACCCGTTCGGCCCCTGCACATTGCAGTTTGCCGATGAAACGCAACACCACGGGACCAGCCCCTGCCTATGCTGGTTCCTCATCCCGTGCCCCTGTTGCTTCGGGCTCCTCATTCCGTGCCCCTGCTGCTAAAATCACCAGCTCCACTCCGGGCTCCACATTCCGTGCTCTTTCCGCTAACATCAGCAGCTCCGCTCCGGGCTCCTCATCCCATGCTCCTCCTGCTAAAATCACCAGCTCCATTCCGGGCTCCTCATCTCGTGCCCCTCCTGCTAAAATCATCAGCTCCTCGGGCTCTCATTCCGTGCCCTTCCTGCTAACATCAGCAGCTCCGCTCCGGGCTCCTCATCCCGTGCCCCTCCTGCTAAATCACCAGCTCACTCGGCGCTCCCCATTCTGTCCCTTCCTGCTAACATCAGCAGCTTCGCTCCGCTCCTCATCCCTTGCTCCTCCTGCTAAAATCACCAGCTCTGCTCCGGGCTCCTCATCCCGTGCCCCTCCTGCTAAAATCATCAGCTCCGCTCCGGGCTCCTCATTCCATGCCCTTCCTGCTAACATTAGCAGCTCCGCCCCTCCTGCTAACATCAGCAGCTCCGCTCCGGGCTCCTCATCCCGTGCCCTTCCTGTTAACATTAGCAGCTCCGCTCCGGGCTCCTCATTATGTGCCCTTCCTGTTGACATCAGCAGCTCCGCCCCTCCTGCTAACATCAGCAGCTCCGCTCCGGGCTCGTCATCCCGTGCCCCTCCTGCTAACGTCAGCAGCTCCGCTCCGGGCATGGCTATGCCGGAGCAAGGGAATGGGATTCGTGGCTTCGTCCGCCTCTTCGGCGTCGACATTGCCCTCGTCCGCCTCTTCGGCGTCGACATTGCCCCGCGGGAGTAGGCGATACTTATGCAAGCGTTGCCGGAGGCTTGCAGCTCAGCATGCTAGTCCGTTAGCTCGCTCATGATTCCCTGCTGCTGATTCTCAATCAGCGGCGAAATAGTATCTTTGCTTCCATTATTTACTTTCAAGATGATTGCTTCCGTTCAGATTTTACATAGTTCGTACCAGAGCTTTTAGCCTGTATGTAGGCTTTCCAGATTTATCAGTTTTATGAATTATTTCGAGTTTGATTCTAGGGTTCATACCGGAGCTTGTAGCCTTGTAGGCGTTCCAGATTAACCAGCTGTATGAATCACTTCAGTTTAGATTCTAGAGTTCATACAAGAGCCTGTAGCCTTTTGGCTTTCCAGATGTAATCAGGTGTATGAATTATCTCATGGAATAAAGTTATAAGAGTTGTTTGAATAACGCGTCTCTCGAAACAAGAATTTGTCCAACTTTATATATATAAAGCCCAAACGACCGAACCGATACAAAGGTGGTGGGAAAACAGAGCTGTGAGTTCTCGGAAATGAAGTTGCGAGAGTATATTCAGTCTGCACTGTCGTCTTACTCTCTGAATGTACATCAAGTGTATCAAAAATAATCAAGCTGTTCTACTTGAACCTCTCCTTGTATACAGCACAGATGCAAATTAAGTGGAAACCTTTTGATGTCAGAGAATGTAACTACATTTTTTGTGGATCATGAGCATCAGTTAGATCTTAGAAGTATACGTATTTACatccctgatgatgatgacgatgatgatgatgatggcatatGCAAGTGATTGAGTAAGCGGTACCAAGATCCGAGGGTCATATATTCTGAATTGCCAGTCTCGCGGCAACCATACCGATATTATGTTCTACATACTCAATTCCGCTGTTTACTCTTTCCAGAGTGTCTGTTGAATCCATTGCCTTTATCTTGTATTTTTGCAGGGTAAGAAGTTCTGCATCTGACATACCTGTAGTGTATGACTTTGATGTTAGATTAGACTACATGAAGCTGACGTACATCCTCTGCACCATCTCTTAGTTGGTCATTCCAGGTAATATTGAGATTTAAAACATAAGTTGTAATCAAGAAGTGATCAGAGGTGAAGATGGAATGATCTTTTGTCACCTGAAACTGATTGGTACGCGGCAAAAGAGAGACGTTCTACGAGCCCAGGGATAAATTCTTCGTCGTACCCTTCGAAAGTTTCTTTCTCAGACCACATTAGAGAGCTCTTGATGTTTGTTTGCAGCGGTTCATCCTCAGGCACCTAAATCGAGAGGTTTTTATGTCAGAACATCAGGATATTCAAACGTACGCGAATCATCAAAAGGAACAAAAAATAGTTACTAAACCTTCAGCTTCATTTGTAGGCTGTGCAAATTGCACATGGACTCTCTTAGTCTGGAAATTCTCAGGCCCAATCCGGTGCCATCGCAAGACTTGTCCATCATAGGAGAAACATCACCACGCAAATAGGGCTCCATCTGGATCAAGGAACAACGTGACCATCTAAAATAGAAGTGAAACACAAGAGGTACCGTGAACTGTAGCTACATAAAACAGTGGATCAAGTTCAGGATATGAAAAGAGCATATGCCTAGGTGCCTAGCCATCCCTTTATTTCTGACTCTTCTTTCTTAGCCGTGCCAAAAAGAATTCAGAACTACCACCCCATTCAACGGTCTATAAAACTCCATAAGTGGACTTACGAAATCTGCACATATGTGTATTATAGATCAAACGGGAATACAGCATTTTGATAGAAAATGAGAACAATAGCTTTGAAGGTATTATACACACAATTCATAGAAGTTCTCAAGTATTTGAACAATGGTACGAGCATCAACATATAAAACAATTCAAACTCCAGAGCCGGAACTTGCGTACCTGAAGAAGGTTCTTGATGTTCACACGGCATACACCTCTAATTGACACTAATGCTCCAAAATCCAGCTTTTGAACCTATACTAGAGATAAATCATTGAGTAGAAAAGGTGAACAATCCTAACAAGAACCCTGACAATGAAATATAGAAATACTTCACAGGAAGGACAAGAACTCACACTTTCTATCTGCACCAAACAACCATATCTTACAGCAAACGAATCCTTGGAAGAGCTTGATAAAACTGGATCAAGGACAAAGTGTACAAGAGAATTTTGCCTCTTATACAAAGCCTGTTGAGTGAGGATTGACAGACATCAGAAGACCTGTTAGGATTCAAGGGTGACAACAATATGTAGTTCTTGTGTATGAACAATGAGTCAGAATTCCCTTTGTACTGTCCTCAGCACTCATTTACTAACTAGAGTTTTGTAGGATATCAAGCCAAGACTCGTTAAAAAAAATCTACAATTTTCACGATATACATGGTTTCTTGTGAGTCGTTCGTTTTTTATGATCCAAGGGTGGAGAGTCAAACTACCTTACTGAACATAGTAGGTCATACCTCACCACATAAGGGTGATAGACTTTTTACTTCACAGTAAATAAGGGTGTATATACTATTTAGGCTCTCTTTAAAAGCGTGAAATAAATACCTTACGGAATCGTCATAAAAATAATATTTGATTAGCTGTATTTCAGAAACAATATACTATTTAGGATCGCATTAAAAGCACGATTGTCCATAAGGTAAGCTAGCTGTCAAAATAAATAACTCCCATTCATCTGCCATACCCCTTCGGGGTCCTTGCCAGCTGGCAGGACCAGGGGCAACTGTCAGCAATGCGGGAGACGGAGGTCCCACGGATTGACGGGACAGGTCATGCTTGTGGCCCAGCCATGTGAGCCGCTTGGCGTGGTTAGGGGCTGCCACGAGTCCAATGCTTGAGGAGGTCCCGAGCACTGAGAACCTAAAGCATTCCCTCTGTTATTGCTCCCCTTCCCCCATGGGCTCCCGGATTGGGCGTGTGGCCCTTGGCGGGCCTCCACGATCATGACGACCTGAATGGGAGGGACGATGGTGACGACTGCGACGCGGCTCCGCTTTTGGCCTCGTCCGGTCGGCCTATTGTAGGCCAGATGGGACGAATGAGAAGTGCTTCGGTTGCACTTAAAATATAGGCAAGGATGGCACGCCCGTTGAATCGGATGACGTTGGAGGCCCAGGTACAGTCATAACATGGTGATACGACAGCTCAGGAGGCCTCTACCCACTACGGCCCATTCCGAGACGTCATGGAGGAAACCACATGGATGATGGGCGATGAAGGTCAACCCATCGTGGATGGGCACAACCATGGACACCAGCGACTCCCCTGGAGACTATAAAAGGGAGTTGGGCGGTTCCGTCCAGGgacgtgtgtcggtgtcaaaaccggcggatctcgggtagggggtcccaagctgtggatcttggatcaatggggaacaaggaacgaaggagacgatgtttacccaggttcgggccctctcgaagagttaaaaccctatgtcctgcttgattatattgaagtgtataggatgattacagagtcgatttaccacgagatcagatgaactaaaccctagatgagtaggatgatggttgttcttctagcctctacggactaaaccctctggtttatatagacaccaggggtactagggttacacatggtcggttacaatgAAGGAATAAACATGCTGATTCTATCATCATGACTTTGAGGACACACCAAGGCTCCATAGGTTTCCTGTCCAGATACGGAATCGCCTTATAGCTCGGCCTTGTAGTAGTCACAGAGCAGCCCACCTGTCCGGCCCATAAGAGATAGGCCGGCAGCCCAaggaccccctagtctaggactccctcagtagcccccgaactagacTCCAACGCCGGTATTCGTGATTTCTGGTAGCTCTGCACGTCCGAAGTCTCCGGCTTGCGAGATGAGTTCTTCACCCCCTCAATGTTCGGATGTCCATAGTTCAGCTGCTGATGATCTCATGACTTGTCGAAACGCCGTTGGGCCCACCATACCAATCTTTGCATTCAGGGTTAATTACACCCCTCGATTTCCGTGCGCCAGAAGGAGGCGGATGGTCTAGTAGTCTTTTACAGAAACGCCCCTTATGAAAACAAGGAGGAAGCACCTATTAAATAGGCCAAGAGCATGACAGAGAGCCCATTCCATCCCCCAAATCTAGAAgccgaaaaaccaaaaaaatgtggAGAAAAAATGGCGGGCGCCCCAAGCTCCTCCTCACGCCCCCATGGCCCCCTCCCGGGTGACTGGGCAAGCTGTTCAGTCTCCCACCTTCATTTAAGCAGACTTGAGACGGAGGGATATCTTCCCGCTTCAGATCTCACATCTACCCGCCCCGGATTAACTTCCGCGAACGGTGAAGCTCACGCAGAGAACTTCCCTGCTCCATGCAAAGAAGAGAGGGTATGTTTCGTGCCCTTCCTCTTACGAGGCTTGGGCTTCCTAATCCATCCTTTCCTGAGGGGCCTGCTAGAGTTTTACGGAATCCAACTCCATCACCTCACCCCTGGATCCATTCTGCATATCTTGGGCTTCGTTGCTCTTTGCGAGATGtttctgggttgtgaggcccattttggaCAATGGAGAAAGTATTTCcgcctcgtccctcgcacccaaGGAGGGACAATCTGGGAAGTAGGCGGAgacgaagtatggcgcatagccgggacaggGTATCCCGTCGGGACCCCGAAGGACTCCGAAGAGTGcacctcggaatggttttatactGAAGACATTCCCCTATTCGAGCCAGTTCGGAGGGGGCTGCCCGAATACTCGgacgctcctttaaagaagcggtTCAATTAGCGGCCAAAAAGCCCTTCTCAAGAAAAAAGTGACGAAGTGCAGCGCCTGGCCACCAAGGTGAGGTTGTTAGCCCGCAGCAAGTTAACCATCATTGATGTGATGGCTGCCACCATTACTCGATGCGTGCAACCCCTTCAACAAAGGATGCATCCCCTGTGGTGTTATAATGGAACAAGCGACGCGGCCCGTTACAAACGGAAGGGGCCTGACAACCAGGCAGCAATGGCAGCTATACTGGCCGATCTCTTCAACGGAGAAGAAGAGTTTGCTCGTCTAAGAAACAGGGGTGGCTATTCGAGTtataaccccattgaatgggtaagttcaACTTTCATTTTCGTAGTCCGGACATTACATCTGTATCTAATGATCGGATCTTCCATTTTTCCGAACAGCATTGGAGGCACTTGGTCGAGACCATCAGctgcccttctccacaaccagagagCCATTCCCGTGATGATGACCCAGGATTCCATGACGATCCAGAGACGTCAATCAATTTTGAGGATGGGATCTTTTAAAAGGAATCTCGATGGCTCTAAGGTGGCCCTTATAGCCGATCACCCTGGGACCCTCCCTTCTTCCGATGTAAGTAGCAAGAAGGCCTCTTCTCGAAAAGGGCGTTTGCCTCGCGCCATTCCGAGTATGCTAACTTCTACTCCAAAGGGTCGCCGAACACCGATGAGAGCGGCGTCGACTATGTCGGCACCAACCAACGGCGGAGCTTCCAAGCGCAAAGCGGCCACAGGAGCTACATTGACCGCACCCCCGACCAGTAggtatttgtttgagcttatagtTCGGCCATTAATGTGGCCAATGCGAATACTAATAATTTTTGCCGAGACCTGCAGAAAGTGTGTACCGCCACTATCGTCCGAAGACGTCAAGGAAGCGCCAGGGGGTAATCCCGGACTGAGATCTTTGGCACGGGCCGGGGTCAACACGGAGGCTCCTGCCGCAGACCAGCCTCTGGAGGATCCTGGGGATGTCTCGGTTACCAATTCCGAAGTCGAGAGTGTGATGAATCACCGACGATGGAAGGAGTCACTGCGTCATCCAGTGTTTTCCGAACAGGAGTTCAATGCACTTAGTTCGGTGGACGCCTACCTCGGAGCCGCCCGATCGACTTGAAGGAATCGCCCATCTACTGTCGACCAATATGCAGGTTTGTGATTGGTTTTGATAACCGAACATAAATCCTGACCCAGTAGCCTCCGAGCCTTAAGTTGGGCGGTACGGCCGAGCTAAGGGTCTTAATATGCATATGTTGTGACATGGTGCAGGCCTTGAAGGAACAAAACAACAAACTGACCGAGGACCTTGAGCTGAACCAAACACAGTTGGCGGCTGCACAGGCCGAACTGGAGGAGGTCAAGAAGTTCACCCGGGAAGCACATGTTGAGTAGAAAGTTTTACCATGCATAAGAATTTTTTAGGGCGTCTTTTGTGGCAAAAGATTGCCTTGTAGCAGCCGAGTCCATAGGCCAACTGGAGAAAGACTTGAAAGCGGCTAAGGAGGCCCAAAGGTACGCCGAATCACAACACGAAGCCGGCTACCGAGTACTGTCCCGAAGCCATGAGGATAAAAACAAGCTTAAAGCGGAAAATCAGCGACAGGCCGGAGAAATAGAGCATTAAAATCCCAGCTGGCACAAACCCTCGAGGAGAAGCAGAGATTGAAATGCGGCATGTTTGGTAAGTGAAATTTCAACTTGTGATCATGCAAAGCATGCGTATGATGTCAATGTAAAAAAACCTGCCCCATCTCTTATCAGATCTCCTGACCGGGCGTCTCGAAGAAGAGGCTGGCTCGTTCGGGGGGAACCTGCTAAAGGAACTGTCCATCGTGCACGAACGAGCTCGAAAAGCTATGAGGAGCATGACCAAGGCGCTATGGCCAAACGAGACGCCTCCAGAAGGGATGGTCGAACTGGCCAATCGATTTAAAGGAGCTCGGCGTCGTTTCAAGCTTTGGAAGATGTCGGCTTGCCAAGAAGGAGCACGGGAGGCATGGGCAATGGTTAAGACCCGCTttaccaagctggacccgaatcaTTTAGCTCGGGTCGGGCCGGC
Proteins encoded:
- the LOC123096369 gene encoding mucin-5AC, whose translation is MQREASEPGFNKNEVGGNPFSSKKANEPAGRVAAKIPKGKEPVTSQYHVLESADVPAAHINLIIVSDDDDEEEEEAANKVAAETNNSSVNIVDPRVVAAVAIAPVPPAATSAPAPITPVAGAPMAFATDSATPATYGHGHGADGVCARGIKRPHAHDAIFAPAPGAGAPVGFAPALATPAASDHGNMGRMAEELQDIEAVSASMAQAIYRRSVSARSNLPRWGCHGLRTPKTRSAPAHCSLPMKRNTTGPAPAYAGSSSRAPVASGSSFRAPAAKITSSTPGSTFRALSANISSSAPGSSSHAPPAKITSSIPGSSSRAPPAKIISSSGSHSVPFLLTSAAPLRAPHPVPLLLNHQLTRRSPFCPFLLTSAASLRSSSLAPPAKITSSAPGSSSRAPPAKIISSAPGSSFHALPANISSSAPPANISSSAPGSSSRALPVNISSSAPGSSLCALPVDISSSAPPANISSSAPGSSSRAPPANVSSSAPGMAMPEQGNGIRGFVRLFGVDIALVRLFGVDIAPRE
- the LOC123096370 gene encoding uncharacterized protein, which encodes MAASASFRFLSPPAPNPHDRIHPSLLACPTRRRRLRATRCSSTPQPPPSPRLEFPLLPFQPAEVLIPSECKTLHLYEARYLALLEEALYKRQNSLVHFVLDPVLSSSSKDSFAVRYGCLVQIESVQKLDFGALVSIRGVCRVNIKNLLQMEPYLRGDVSPMMDKSCDGTGLGLRISRLRESMCNLHSLQMKLKVPEDEPLQTNIKSSLMWSEKETFEGYDEEFIPGLVERLSFAAYQSVSGMSDAELLTLQKYKIKAMDSTDTLERVNSGIEYVEHNIGMVAARLAIQNI